The following proteins are encoded in a genomic region of Gimesia algae:
- a CDS encoding FliH/SctL family protein has product MAELETAKLLKADAFRALGSKIAYNFNDIEKRCEDHILNVRNQTRQMIIDARTEAEQIKQEAYQAGKQQGLEDASRDVEDQIQSRSEARASQIVEEKLGTVFPAMQAAVSGLQQEQVNWRQTWDETAVKMCLVIAEKMVRHEIETHPETVKPMMSEALKLASGTQHIRFQMNPTDVAHLGENAKSFITNLTGCQTCEIIEDESISSGGCIIETQHGTIDARIEAQLDRIFQELIIQTQD; this is encoded by the coding sequence ATGGCGGAACTGGAAACTGCAAAATTGTTAAAGGCGGATGCGTTTCGCGCGCTGGGTTCAAAAATCGCCTATAACTTCAATGACATTGAGAAACGCTGCGAAGATCATATCTTAAATGTGCGTAACCAGACGCGTCAGATGATCATCGATGCGCGAACAGAAGCAGAACAGATCAAACAGGAAGCGTATCAGGCAGGAAAACAACAGGGACTGGAAGATGCATCACGTGATGTGGAAGATCAGATCCAGTCACGGTCTGAAGCGCGGGCCAGTCAGATCGTGGAAGAAAAGCTGGGTACGGTATTTCCGGCGATGCAGGCTGCCGTATCAGGCTTGCAGCAGGAACAGGTCAACTGGAGACAGACATGGGATGAAACCGCCGTCAAAATGTGTCTGGTGATTGCCGAAAAGATGGTGCGGCATGAGATCGAGACACATCCCGAAACGGTGAAACCCATGATGAGTGAAGCGCTCAAGCTGGCATCGGGAACTCAGCATATCCGGTTCCAGATGAATCCGACGGATGTTGCCCACCTGGGAGAGAATGCAAAGAGCTTTATTACCAATCTGACGGGATGTCAGACGTGTGAAATAATTGAAGATGAATCGATCTCCTCAGGGGGATGTATTATTGAAACACAGCATGGAACTATCGACGCCAGAATCGAAGCACAACTGGATCGTATTTTCCAGGAGCTGATTATCCAGACTCAGGACTAG
- the fliG gene encoding flagellar motor switch protein FliG gives MDELQKAAVLLLSLDKALAAEVLSLMSKEDVEKVTMMIARMQDVSKEQQASVLSEFTNLRGEQTTMERGGLAAVNELLEQSLGKEGAGSILDSINQTMNSVPFGFLQKSGANNLLTFIIEEHPQTIAMIMSHLPSNMAAEVLAGLPSNKQMDVIKRIANMEQTSPEVIRDVEKSLEHRMKNTFSQGTEKAGGVELVAEILNVTDRMTNKGILESMDQETPDLADEIRRLMFVFDDLVKLDNKAIQALLKEVDTNQWAVALKGASEEIKQKVLSNLSQRAADMLREEMEYLGPIKVSDVETVQQQIVDSVRRLEDAGEIEVSAGNESEQYIT, from the coding sequence ATGGATGAACTACAAAAAGCCGCTGTCTTGTTATTGAGTCTGGATAAAGCGCTCGCCGCTGAAGTACTCAGTCTGATGTCCAAAGAGGATGTCGAAAAAGTAACAATGATGATCGCCCGGATGCAGGATGTCTCCAAAGAACAGCAGGCCAGTGTCTTGTCCGAATTTACAAACCTGCGCGGCGAGCAGACCACCATGGAGCGAGGCGGTCTGGCTGCCGTGAATGAACTGCTGGAGCAGTCACTCGGGAAAGAAGGTGCCGGCTCGATTCTGGATAGTATTAATCAGACGATGAATTCAGTGCCGTTTGGGTTCCTGCAGAAATCGGGCGCAAACAACCTGTTGACATTTATCATTGAAGAACATCCTCAGACGATTGCCATGATCATGTCACACCTGCCCAGTAACATGGCTGCGGAAGTTCTGGCCGGGCTGCCTTCCAATAAACAGATGGATGTGATCAAACGCATTGCTAATATGGAGCAAACCAGTCCGGAAGTGATACGTGATGTCGAGAAGAGTCTGGAGCATCGCATGAAAAATACGTTCAGTCAGGGGACAGAAAAGGCAGGGGGAGTGGAACTGGTTGCCGAGATCCTGAACGTGACAGACCGCATGACCAATAAAGGGATCCTCGAAAGCATGGATCAGGAAACTCCCGATCTGGCTGATGAAATTCGCCGTCTGATGTTTGTCTTTGACGATCTGGTGAAACTGGATAATAAAGCGATTCAGGCTCTGCTGAAGGAAGTGGATACTAATCAGTGGGCGGTTGCTCTGAAAGGCGCCTCGGAAGAGATCAAACAGAAAGTGCTCAGCAACCTGTCTCAGCGGGCAGCGGACATGCTGCGAGAAGAAATGGAATATCTTGGTCCTATCAAAGTCAGTGATGTGGAAACAGTTCAGCAGCAGATTGTGGACAGCGTCAGACGTCTGGAAGATGCGGGAGAAATTGAAGTATCTGCCGGAAATGAAAGCGAGCAGTACATTACCTGA